Proteins from one Streptomyces sp. NBC_00289 genomic window:
- a CDS encoding LacI family DNA-binding transcriptional regulator, producing the protein MAQSVGIKDVARVAGVSVGTVSNVINRPDAVATETRARVLSAIDRLGYVRSESARQLRAGRSRIMGLLVLDMGNPFFVDVARGAERAARDAGLGVMVCNSAQSPGEEAEYLSLFAEQRVRGVLLTPADATGRNIESFRRHNIPFVLVDRVAEGTTECSVSVDDVAGGALAVRHLIDAGHRSIAYVSGPPGFNQVRDRRTGALNALAEAGLGPDALRELPTERLDVAAGRDAGARLLGLAARPTAVFCANDLLALGVLQAMYAAGIKVPDDLAIVGYDDIEFAAAAAVPLTSVRQPAVTMGALAAELLLEETETEAESGPRAHEHRRVVLQPELVVRRSSLSAR; encoded by the coding sequence ATGGCTCAGTCGGTGGGTATCAAGGACGTCGCCCGCGTCGCCGGAGTCTCCGTCGGCACGGTCTCGAACGTGATCAACCGTCCGGACGCGGTCGCCACCGAGACCCGGGCGCGGGTGCTGTCCGCGATAGACCGCCTCGGCTACGTCCGCAGCGAGTCCGCGCGCCAACTGCGCGCGGGCCGCAGCCGGATCATGGGGCTGCTCGTCCTCGACATGGGCAACCCCTTCTTCGTGGACGTGGCGCGCGGTGCCGAGCGGGCCGCGCGCGACGCGGGCCTCGGTGTGATGGTCTGCAACAGCGCGCAGAGCCCGGGCGAGGAGGCCGAGTACCTGTCGCTCTTCGCCGAGCAGCGGGTCCGCGGTGTGCTGCTCACCCCCGCCGACGCCACCGGCCGCAACATCGAGTCGTTCCGGCGCCACAACATCCCCTTCGTCCTCGTCGACCGGGTCGCCGAGGGCACCACCGAGTGCTCGGTGTCCGTCGACGACGTGGCGGGCGGCGCCCTCGCCGTACGGCATCTGATCGATGCCGGGCACCGCTCGATCGCGTACGTCAGCGGACCGCCCGGCTTCAACCAGGTGCGCGACCGGCGTACCGGCGCCCTGAACGCGCTCGCCGAGGCCGGCCTCGGCCCCGACGCCCTGCGCGAACTGCCCACCGAGCGGCTCGACGTGGCCGCCGGCCGGGACGCCGGAGCCCGGCTGCTGGGCCTCGCCGCCCGTCCGACCGCCGTGTTCTGCGCCAACGACCTGCTCGCCCTCGGCGTCCTGCAGGCCATGTACGCGGCCGGGATCAAGGTTCCCGACGACCTCGCGATCGTGGGCTACGACGACATCGAGTTCGCGGCCGCCGCGGCCGTCCCCCTCACCTCGGTCCGGCAGCCCGCCGTCACCATGGGCGCCCTGGCCGCGGAACTCCTGCTGGAGGAGACGGAGACGGAGGCGGAGAGCGGGCCGCGCGCGCACGAGCACCGCCGGGTGGTGCTCCAGCCCGAACTCGTGGTGC
- a CDS encoding BNR repeat-containing protein: MRRRTLLAATLVGAVGAPALAAGTARAADPGPSVTQTGSTRLDAQAVFFVSYDGLVNNNAFQKNGLLTYKGYQYAVWYTADKNAVVGRRALGGSSWSTVQVGHTLKSSDSHNVISMGVSKTDGRLHLNMDSHSDGFTYVKSVAGLLDNPAGLSWTASRFGAPQSTLDGLALTSQFTYPQFVSTPEGKLQLSYRVGISGNGRNALAEYDGTSWTNLGEWSSSTGTYAGSHGSSTARNMYLHGIDYDRNGRLHSFFTWREQNGAVMCNSGGITNHDTGYVYSDDRGRTWRNNAGTAVGTTGGSDRVAVTDGGLVVDALNPDHSLMNQESQFTDSAGLPHAIISYVPGRFGQCTTNYVTDRTANGRAFHLRKTSAGSWQKTEIPIALGSSQRTKLVLDRYDNAYAVLPFGRIAGASKSSGHTDWKLLYDGSGLNAFGEVVIDETRIAQDGVLSVMYQEKSSGTTPSALHVVDFRLPA, translated from the coding sequence ATGAGACGACGCACGCTGCTGGCCGCCACCCTCGTCGGTGCCGTGGGCGCCCCCGCCCTCGCCGCCGGCACCGCACGGGCGGCCGACCCCGGCCCGTCCGTCACCCAGACCGGCAGCACGCGACTCGACGCCCAGGCCGTCTTCTTCGTCTCCTACGACGGCCTGGTCAACAACAACGCGTTCCAGAAGAACGGGCTGCTGACCTACAAGGGCTACCAGTACGCCGTCTGGTACACCGCCGACAAGAACGCCGTCGTCGGCCGCCGGGCGCTCGGTGGAAGCAGCTGGTCCACCGTCCAGGTGGGCCACACCCTGAAGTCGAGCGACTCCCACAACGTCATCTCCATGGGTGTGTCGAAGACCGACGGCCGGCTGCACCTCAACATGGACTCCCACAGCGACGGCTTCACCTACGTCAAGTCGGTCGCCGGCCTCCTCGACAACCCCGCCGGACTGAGCTGGACCGCGAGCCGTTTCGGCGCCCCGCAGTCCACCCTGGACGGCCTGGCGCTCACCTCGCAGTTCACCTACCCCCAGTTCGTCTCCACGCCCGAGGGGAAGCTCCAGCTCAGCTACCGCGTCGGCATCTCCGGGAACGGACGCAACGCCCTCGCCGAGTACGACGGCACCTCGTGGACGAACCTCGGCGAGTGGAGCAGCTCCACCGGCACCTACGCCGGCTCGCACGGCTCCAGCACGGCCCGCAACATGTACCTGCACGGCATCGACTACGACAGGAACGGCCGGCTGCACTCCTTCTTCACCTGGCGCGAGCAGAACGGCGCCGTGATGTGCAACAGCGGCGGCATCACCAACCACGACACCGGCTACGTCTACTCCGACGACCGCGGCCGCACCTGGCGCAACAACGCCGGCACCGCGGTCGGCACCACCGGCGGGTCGGACAGGGTCGCGGTCACCGACGGCGGACTCGTGGTGGACGCGCTCAACCCCGACCACTCGCTGATGAACCAGGAGAGCCAGTTCACCGACTCCGCCGGCCTCCCGCACGCGATCATCAGTTACGTGCCCGGCCGGTTCGGCCAGTGCACCACGAACTACGTCACCGACCGCACCGCGAACGGCCGCGCCTTCCACCTGCGCAAGACCTCCGCGGGCAGCTGGCAGAAGACCGAGATACCGATCGCGCTCGGTTCCAGCCAGCGCACCAAGCTGGTCCTGGACAGGTACGACAACGCCTACGCGGTTCTGCCGTTCGGCCGTATCGCGGGCGCCTCGAAGTCCTCGGGACACACGGACTGGAAGCTGCTGTACGACGGCAGTGGCCTGAACGCCTTCGGTGAGGTCGTGATCGACGAGACGCGGATCGCCCAGGACGGCGTGCTGTCCGTGATGTACCAGGAGAAGTCCAGCGGGACGACTCCCTCCGCCCTGCACGTCGTCGACTTCAGGCTGCCCGCGTGA
- a CDS encoding L-rhamnose mutarotase has product MQRVCFLLKVRQSRLAEYRERHAAVWPEMLAALSATGWHNYSLFLRDDGLLVGYLETEDFQAALAGMEATEVNARWQADMAPFFESLDGTRPDEAMKPLTEVFHLA; this is encoded by the coding sequence ATGCAGCGCGTCTGTTTCCTGCTCAAGGTCCGCCAGAGCCGGCTCGCCGAGTACCGCGAACGCCATGCCGCCGTGTGGCCCGAGATGCTCGCAGCGCTCTCGGCCACCGGCTGGCACAACTACTCCCTCTTCCTGCGCGACGACGGCCTGCTCGTCGGCTATCTGGAGACCGAGGACTTCCAGGCCGCCCTGGCCGGCATGGAGGCCACCGAGGTCAACGCCCGCTGGCAGGCCGACATGGCCCCCTTCTTCGAGTCCCTCGACGGCACCCGCCCCGACGAGGCGATGAAACCGCTCACCGAGGTCTTCCACCTCGCCTGA
- the rhaS gene encoding rhamnose ABC transporter substrate-binding protein: MRKSSVRRACAALVAVTSFALAATACGGTTKNDVKDDSGSAATAGKADPNAALKKGLTVGFLPKAVNNPYFTSADKGGEKALTELGSTYKEVGTSNATDTSGQVSYVNTLTQQQVDAMAVSAQDPGALCTALKQAMTNKIKVVTYDSDTKPECRNAFVSQASAEDLGRTEVQLLAEQIGYKGEIAILSAAQTATNQNTWIDFMKDELTDPKYKDMKLVKVAYGNDDAQQSFQQTQGLLQEHPNLKGIISPTTVGIKAAAQYLSGSKYKGKVKLTGLGTPNDMRKYVKNGTVEGFELWDPAKLGELAARTAVAMASGQITGKEGETFKAGAMGSYTIGKDGVISLGKPTVFNAKNIDQFNF, translated from the coding sequence ATGCGCAAGTCATCCGTTCGCCGTGCCTGTGCGGCCCTCGTGGCCGTCACCTCCTTCGCCCTGGCCGCCACGGCCTGCGGCGGCACCACCAAGAACGACGTCAAGGACGACAGCGGCTCGGCCGCCACGGCCGGCAAGGCGGACCCGAACGCGGCCCTCAAGAAGGGCCTGACCGTCGGCTTCCTGCCCAAGGCGGTCAACAACCCGTACTTCACCTCCGCCGACAAGGGCGGCGAGAAGGCCCTGACGGAGCTGGGTTCGACGTACAAGGAGGTCGGCACCAGCAACGCCACGGACACCTCGGGCCAGGTGAGCTACGTCAACACGCTCACCCAGCAGCAGGTCGACGCGATGGCCGTCTCCGCGCAGGACCCGGGCGCCCTGTGCACCGCGCTCAAGCAGGCCATGACGAACAAGATCAAGGTCGTCACCTACGACTCCGACACCAAGCCCGAGTGCCGCAACGCCTTCGTCTCGCAGGCCAGCGCGGAGGACCTGGGCCGTACCGAGGTGCAGCTGCTCGCCGAACAGATCGGCTACAAGGGCGAGATCGCGATCCTGTCCGCCGCGCAGACCGCGACGAACCAGAACACCTGGATCGACTTCATGAAGGACGAGCTGACCGACCCCAAGTACAAGGACATGAAGCTGGTCAAGGTCGCCTACGGCAACGACGACGCCCAGCAGTCCTTCCAGCAGACCCAGGGCCTGCTCCAGGAGCACCCGAACCTGAAGGGGATCATCTCCCCGACCACCGTCGGCATCAAGGCCGCCGCCCAGTACCTGTCGGGCTCCAAGTACAAGGGCAAGGTCAAGTTGACCGGCCTCGGCACCCCCAACGACATGCGCAAGTACGTCAAGAACGGCACCGTCGAGGGCTTCGAGCTGTGGGACCCGGCGAAGCTCGGCGAGCTGGCCGCGCGTACGGCCGTGGCGATGGCCTCCGGGCAGATCACCGGCAAGGAGGGCGAGACCTTCAAGGCCGGTGCCATGGGTTCGTACACCATCGGCAAGGACGGTGTGATCAGCCTCGGCAAGCCGACCGTCTTCAACGCCAAGAACATCGACCAGTTCAACTTCTAG
- a CDS encoding ABC transporter permease, producing MADSALARAVRWSGLKRWDSAVGALLLVVLLLSFGFVDGFGNALNLSFLIGNTLPIAMIALPMTLLVVAGEIDLSVASTAGLSGAVMGALWNQGMTIETIIPICLLLGVVCGLVNGLLVTRLGLPSLAVTIGTLAAYRGIAQIILGSDAVTDFPTQYLDFAAGRVGDTFVPQAFLPFLVLLTIAVVVLHLTPFGRSAFAIGASEEAARFAGIRVKRQKLILFVATGFMASLTGVFWALHYASARYDNATGLELSVVAAVLLGGIDFDGGKGTLGGAIAGVFLLGALQNVMSLQDVSAQSQIVVTGVLLVLSVLGPRVARQVAIARAGRRAASAPVSKAPAPTS from the coding sequence ATGGCTGACTCCGCTCTCGCGCGCGCCGTCCGCTGGTCCGGCTTGAAAAGGTGGGATTCCGCCGTCGGCGCCCTCCTCCTCGTCGTCCTGCTGCTGTCCTTCGGGTTCGTGGACGGCTTCGGCAACGCCCTCAACCTGTCCTTCCTCATCGGCAACACCCTGCCGATCGCCATGATCGCCCTGCCGATGACCCTGCTCGTGGTGGCCGGCGAGATCGACCTGTCGGTCGCCTCCACGGCCGGCCTTTCGGGGGCGGTCATGGGCGCCCTGTGGAACCAGGGCATGACGATCGAGACGATCATCCCGATCTGCCTGCTCCTCGGGGTGGTGTGCGGGCTGGTCAACGGCCTGCTGGTGACCCGGCTCGGACTGCCGTCCCTCGCCGTCACCATCGGCACGCTCGCCGCCTACCGGGGCATCGCCCAGATCATCCTCGGCTCGGACGCGGTCACCGACTTCCCCACCCAGTACCTGGACTTCGCGGCCGGCCGCGTCGGGGACACCTTCGTCCCCCAGGCGTTCCTGCCCTTCCTCGTCCTGCTCACGATCGCCGTGGTCGTCCTGCACCTCACCCCGTTCGGGCGCTCGGCGTTCGCGATCGGCGCCAGTGAGGAGGCCGCGCGGTTCGCCGGGATCCGGGTCAAGCGGCAGAAGCTGATCCTGTTCGTCGCCACCGGCTTCATGGCCTCCCTGACCGGCGTCTTCTGGGCGCTGCACTACGCCAGCGCCCGCTACGACAACGCCACCGGACTCGAACTCTCCGTCGTCGCGGCCGTCCTGCTCGGCGGCATCGACTTCGACGGCGGCAAGGGCACGCTGGGCGGCGCGATCGCGGGAGTCTTCCTCCTCGGCGCGCTGCAGAACGTGATGAGCCTCCAGGATGTCTCCGCCCAGTCGCAGATCGTCGTCACCGGCGTTCTGCTCGTCCTCTCCGTGCTCGGCCCCCGGGTGGCACGGCAGGTCGCCATCGCGAGGGCGGGGCGCAGAGCCGCCTCGGCGCCGGTCTCGAAAGCGCCCGCCCCGACCTCGTAA
- a CDS encoding ABC transporter permease — translation MTVTAPNPAPAAEVPKSSGTRLVDRVFKMRELAILVVFLVMIGITQAGNSEFLSEQGIKDLLLNATILVLVATGQSLVVITRNVDLSVGSILGITAFAAGDYLQSGGNPVVAILLAILLGIGCGLVNGLLVSLGQVPALVVTLGTLYIIRGIDSIWVGSRQITAAGLPDGFIDFGSGGLSAVPWLAMIALVVLVATAYYLKHYGSGRELYALGSNPEAARLAGIPVRKRILAAYTFCGALAGLAGALYLARFGNVDSGTGNGYELTVVSAVVVGGVVFTGGSGSVYGAALGALLLTSINSVLPALGVSSVWVLAINGILLILAIAVDRIVALRVASALKKRNARHG, via the coding sequence ATGACGGTGACCGCACCCAACCCCGCCCCCGCCGCCGAGGTGCCCAAGTCCAGTGGCACCCGGCTGGTGGACCGCGTCTTCAAGATGCGCGAACTCGCCATCCTGGTCGTCTTCCTGGTGATGATCGGCATCACCCAGGCGGGCAACAGCGAGTTCCTGTCCGAACAGGGCATCAAGGACCTGCTGCTCAACGCGACCATCCTGGTGCTGGTCGCCACCGGCCAGTCGCTGGTCGTCATCACCCGCAACGTCGACCTGTCGGTCGGCTCCATCCTCGGCATCACCGCCTTCGCGGCCGGCGACTACCTCCAGAGCGGCGGCAACCCCGTCGTGGCGATCCTGCTGGCGATCCTGCTCGGCATCGGCTGCGGACTGGTCAACGGACTGCTCGTCAGCCTCGGCCAGGTGCCCGCGCTCGTCGTCACCCTCGGCACCCTCTACATCATCCGGGGCATCGACTCCATCTGGGTCGGCTCCCGCCAGATCACCGCGGCGGGCCTCCCCGACGGCTTCATCGACTTCGGCTCCGGCGGCCTCTCGGCGGTGCCGTGGCTGGCGATGATCGCGCTGGTGGTGCTGGTCGCCACCGCGTACTACCTCAAGCACTACGGCAGCGGGCGCGAACTGTACGCGCTCGGCTCCAACCCGGAGGCCGCCCGCCTCGCGGGAATCCCGGTCCGCAAGCGGATCCTGGCCGCGTACACCTTCTGCGGCGCCCTCGCCGGTCTCGCGGGCGCCCTCTACCTGGCCCGGTTCGGCAACGTCGACTCGGGCACCGGCAACGGCTACGAACTCACCGTCGTCAGCGCGGTCGTGGTCGGCGGCGTCGTCTTCACCGGCGGCTCCGGCAGCGTCTACGGCGCCGCCCTCGGCGCCCTGCTCCTGACCTCCATCAACAGCGTGCTGCCCGCCCTCGGCGTCAGCTCCGTCTGGGTGCTCGCCATCAACGGCATCCTGCTCATCCTCGCCATCGCGGTCGACCGGATCGTCGCGCTGCGCGTGGCCTCCGCCCTGAAGAAGAGGAACGCCCGCCATGGCTGA
- a CDS encoding sugar ABC transporter ATP-binding protein, protein MTHPSDTGPAPVLSLEDVSKSFGAVRALRDVSLELFPGEVHALAGENGAGKSTLIKTLAGVHRPDAGRVLLDGEPVVFHGPGDARDAGIAVIYQEPTLFPDLSIAENIFMGRQPRRAAGRIDHRATHAATAALMLRLGVELDPDRPARGLSIADQQIVEIAKALSFDARVLIMDEPTAALTGSEVARLFGVVRTLRDQGAAVLFISHRLEEIFQICRRVTTLRDGAWIASEELDGMTEDDLVRRMVGRDLDDLYPKQDVEPGAVALSVRRLTREGVFTDVSFDVRHGEIVGLAGLVGAGRTEVARAVFGIDRWDAGEVEVEGRGLTNGAPSTAMAAGLALVPEDRRAQGLVMDMSIERNIGLTGLRTTVRAGLVDRGAERSRALDWAMKLQVKYARIADTVNTLSGGNQQKVVLAKWLATGPKVLIVDEPTRGIDVGTKAEVHRLLSELAAEGVAVLMISSDLPEILGMADRVLVMHEGRLTAELPRSVATEETVMAAATGRAAA, encoded by the coding sequence ATGACCCACCCGTCCGACACGGGTCCGGCCCCCGTGCTGTCGCTCGAGGACGTTTCCAAGTCCTTCGGCGCGGTCCGCGCTCTGCGGGACGTCTCCCTGGAGCTGTTCCCCGGCGAGGTGCACGCCCTCGCCGGTGAGAACGGCGCGGGCAAGTCGACCCTCATCAAGACTCTCGCGGGAGTGCACCGACCTGATGCCGGTCGGGTGCTGCTCGACGGTGAGCCCGTCGTCTTCCACGGTCCCGGCGACGCCCGGGACGCCGGCATCGCCGTGATCTACCAGGAGCCCACGCTCTTCCCCGACCTGTCGATCGCCGAGAACATCTTCATGGGCCGGCAGCCCAGGCGCGCGGCGGGCCGGATCGACCACAGGGCCACCCACGCGGCCACCGCCGCCCTGATGCTGCGCCTCGGTGTCGAACTCGACCCCGACCGCCCGGCCCGCGGCCTGTCGATCGCCGACCAGCAGATCGTCGAGATCGCCAAGGCCCTCTCCTTCGACGCCCGCGTCCTGATCATGGACGAGCCCACCGCCGCCCTCACCGGCAGCGAGGTGGCCCGCCTCTTCGGCGTCGTCCGCACCCTGCGCGACCAGGGCGCCGCCGTCCTGTTCATCTCCCACCGGCTCGAGGAGATCTTCCAGATCTGCCGGCGCGTAACGACCCTGCGCGACGGTGCCTGGATCGCCAGCGAGGAACTGGACGGCATGACCGAGGACGACCTCGTCCGCCGCATGGTGGGCCGCGACCTCGACGACCTCTACCCCAAGCAGGACGTCGAGCCCGGCGCGGTCGCGCTGAGCGTCCGGCGGCTGACCCGCGAGGGCGTCTTCACCGACGTGTCCTTCGACGTGCGGCACGGCGAGATCGTCGGACTCGCCGGACTCGTCGGCGCCGGCCGCACCGAGGTGGCCCGGGCCGTCTTCGGCATCGACCGCTGGGACGCTGGCGAGGTGGAGGTCGAGGGCCGCGGCCTGACCAACGGCGCCCCGTCCACCGCGATGGCCGCCGGGCTCGCCCTCGTCCCCGAGGACCGCCGCGCCCAGGGCCTGGTGATGGACATGTCCATCGAGCGCAACATCGGGCTGACCGGCCTGCGGACGACCGTGCGGGCCGGCCTCGTCGACCGCGGCGCGGAACGCAGCCGCGCCCTCGACTGGGCGATGAAGCTCCAGGTCAAGTACGCCCGCATCGCCGACACCGTCAACACGCTGTCCGGCGGCAACCAGCAGAAGGTCGTCCTCGCCAAGTGGCTGGCGACCGGCCCGAAGGTGCTGATCGTGGACGAGCCCACCCGTGGCATCGACGTCGGCACCAAGGCCGAAGTGCACCGCCTTCTCAGCGAGTTGGCCGCCGAAGGTGTCGCCGTACTGATGATCTCCTCCGACCTGCCCGAAATTCTCGGCATGGCCGACCGGGTGCTCGTGATGCACGAGGGGCGCCTGACCGCCGAACTCCCGCGCTCCGTGGCCACCGAGGAGACCGTGATGGCCGCAGCCACGGGGAGGGCCGCCGCATGA
- the rhaI gene encoding L-rhamnose isomerase, with product MTELAAVKTALKTQAVETPSWAYGNSGTRFKVFAQPGVPRTPQEKLDDAAQVHAFTGVAPTVALHIPWDKVEDYAALAKHAEERGVKLGAINSNTFQDDDYKLGSVCHPDAAVRRKAVGHLLECVDIMDATGSRDLKLWFADGTNYPGQDDLRDRQDRLAEALAAVYERLGEDQRMLLEYKFFEPAFYATDVPDWGTAYAHCLKLGPKAQVVVDTGHHAPGTNIEFIVATLLREGKLGAFDFNSRFYADDDLMVGAADPFQLFRIMYEVIRGGGFTPEVAFMLDQCHNIEAKIPAIIRSVMNVQEATAKALLVDKDALSAAQRDGDVLAANAVIMDAYNTDVRPLLREVREEMGLDSDPTAAYRASGWAEKIVAERVGGEQAGWGA from the coding sequence GTGACCGAGCTCGCCGCGGTGAAGACCGCACTCAAGACCCAGGCAGTCGAGACGCCGTCATGGGCGTACGGGAACTCGGGGACCCGCTTCAAGGTGTTCGCGCAGCCCGGTGTTCCGCGCACACCGCAGGAGAAGCTGGACGACGCCGCCCAGGTGCACGCGTTCACCGGCGTCGCGCCGACCGTGGCGCTGCACATCCCCTGGGACAAGGTGGAGGACTACGCCGCCCTGGCCAAGCACGCCGAGGAACGCGGCGTGAAGCTGGGCGCGATCAACTCCAACACCTTCCAGGACGACGACTACAAGCTGGGCAGCGTCTGCCACCCGGACGCGGCGGTGCGGCGCAAGGCGGTCGGCCACCTGCTGGAGTGCGTCGACATCATGGACGCGACGGGCTCGCGGGACCTGAAGCTGTGGTTCGCGGACGGAACGAACTATCCCGGGCAGGACGACCTCCGCGACCGGCAGGACCGGCTGGCCGAGGCCCTGGCCGCGGTGTACGAACGGCTCGGCGAGGACCAGCGGATGCTCCTTGAGTACAAGTTCTTCGAGCCGGCCTTCTACGCGACCGACGTGCCGGACTGGGGAACGGCCTACGCGCACTGCCTCAAGCTGGGCCCGAAGGCGCAGGTCGTGGTCGACACGGGGCACCACGCGCCCGGCACCAACATCGAGTTCATCGTGGCCACGCTGCTGCGCGAGGGGAAGCTCGGCGCGTTCGACTTCAACTCGCGGTTCTACGCCGACGACGACCTGATGGTGGGCGCGGCGGACCCCTTCCAGCTGTTCCGGATCATGTACGAGGTCATCCGGGGCGGGGGGTTCACGCCCGAGGTCGCGTTCATGCTCGACCAGTGCCACAACATCGAGGCCAAGATCCCGGCGATCATCCGCTCGGTGATGAACGTGCAGGAGGCGACGGCGAAGGCGCTGCTCGTCGACAAGGACGCGCTGAGCGCCGCGCAGCGGGACGGGGACGTGCTGGCGGCCAATGCGGTGATCATGGACGCCTACAACACGGACGTACGTCCGCTGCTGCGCGAGGTGCGCGAGGAGATGGGGCTGGACTCCGACCCCACAGCCGCGTACCGGGCGTCCGGGTGGGCGGAGAAGATCGTCGCCGAGCGCGTCGGCGGGGAGCAGGCGGGGTGGGGGGCGTAA